A genomic stretch from Coleofasciculus sp. FACHB-1120 includes:
- a CDS encoding FAD-dependent oxidoreductase, giving the protein MNLPGTSVSVWLDAIEGTKYPQLTSDITVDVAIVGGGITGLTAALLLKRAGLRVAVIEASQIGNGVTGYTTAHLTEAADERYQDLISSLGDTEAKLVAESSRAAIERIAKFVAEEKIDCDFQRVPGYLYTEKSQDASEIESEAEAASKLVIPAALTKDVPLPFPVEAAVMFPNQAQFNPIPYLQGLAKAIDGGGSFIFEQSSVVDITGDKPSRVSTEQGTVTALDVIIATHTPIHNLNSLPDLYVMTTKIAPYRSYVIGVRLRSPLPQGLFWDTEEPYHYTRSYKDLLIVGGEDHKTGDDVDNQACFERLEAYVRDRFDVQSIDYRWSAQLYEPVDGLPYIGKTAAHSNIYVATGYSGNGMTFGTVGGILTSDLILGRTNPWTELYNPNRANIVASAQRFVTENLDVAKHFVVDRLFKSEGNEPSDVLPGEGKILEIDGKKYAVYRDETDYLCSLSPVCTHAGCIVDWNNAEKTWDCPCHGGRFSPTGEVLNGPPITDLDQKELPSQVTTKS; this is encoded by the coding sequence ATGAATTTACCAGGAACCTCTGTCTCGGTTTGGCTCGACGCTATAGAAGGGACAAAATACCCGCAATTGACCAGTGATATTACCGTCGATGTTGCCATTGTAGGCGGCGGCATTACTGGCTTAACCGCCGCGTTGCTATTGAAACGGGCTGGATTAAGGGTTGCTGTGATTGAGGCATCGCAGATTGGCAACGGTGTCACCGGCTATACCACTGCCCACCTCACCGAAGCTGCGGACGAACGCTACCAAGACCTGATTTCCTCCTTGGGTGACACGGAGGCGAAGCTGGTAGCAGAATCGAGCCGTGCGGCGATTGAACGCATTGCGAAGTTTGTGGCAGAAGAGAAGATTGATTGTGATTTTCAGCGAGTGCCGGGATATCTTTACACTGAAAAATCCCAGGATGCGTCCGAAATTGAGTCAGAGGCGGAAGCTGCTAGCAAGTTGGTGATTCCAGCTGCTTTGACAAAGGACGTGCCCTTGCCATTTCCGGTAGAAGCGGCGGTGATGTTCCCCAATCAAGCGCAGTTCAACCCGATTCCCTATCTCCAAGGACTTGCAAAGGCGATTGATGGCGGTGGCAGTTTTATTTTTGAGCAGTCATCTGTTGTTGATATCACCGGAGACAAGCCGAGTCGAGTTTCTACCGAACAGGGGACGGTAACGGCTCTAGATGTGATTATTGCTACTCATACGCCAATTCATAATCTGAACAGCCTCCCCGACTTGTATGTAATGACCACGAAAATTGCTCCGTATCGCTCTTATGTCATCGGAGTGAGATTGCGATCGCCATTACCGCAAGGACTGTTTTGGGACACCGAGGAACCGTATCACTATACCCGTAGCTACAAAGACCTGCTGATTGTGGGTGGTGAAGACCACAAGACGGGCGATGATGTGGATAATCAGGCGTGTTTCGAGCGATTGGAAGCGTATGTGCGCGATCGCTTTGATGTGCAATCAATCGATTATCGCTGGTCAGCTCAATTGTACGAGCCAGTCGATGGTCTACCCTATATTGGCAAAACCGCAGCTCATTCTAATATCTACGTTGCTACCGGCTATTCTGGCAACGGCATGACCTTCGGCACGGTTGGCGGGATACTGACAAGCGACTTGATTCTGGGACGGACGAATCCCTGGACTGAACTTTACAATCCGAATCGGGCGAATATTGTAGCCAGCGCCCAGCGATTTGTGACCGAGAATCTAGACGTTGCCAAGCACTTTGTAGTTGATCGACTTTTCAAGTCGGAAGGCAATGAACCCTCTGATGTGTTACCAGGTGAAGGCAAGATTCTGGAAATCGACGGGAAGAAATATGCCGTCTACCGCGACGAAACAGATTATCTCTGCTCGCTTTCTCCAGTGTGTACTCACGCTGGATGCATTGTTGATTGGAACAACGCCGAAAAAACTTGGGATTGCCCTTGCCACGGTGGACGTTTCAGCCCTACGGGTGAGGTACTAAATGGCCCGCCGATTACCGATTTAGATCAAAAAGAATTGCCCAGTCAAGTTACAACTAAAAGTTAA
- a CDS encoding SDR family oxidoreductase — protein MQAEQQLQPPQHQDQQPGIESEMTPRPKADDSKYQGSNKLRDKVALITGGDSGIGRAVSIFFAKEGADVAIVYLNEHDDAQETKRLVEEQGRKCLTIPGDIGDEKFCQQAVENTVKELGKLDVLVNNAAEQHPQESIEDITAEQLERTFRTNIFSMFFLTKAALKHLKEGSAIINTTSVTAYKGNQQLLDYSSTKGAIVAFTRSLSKSLVEKGIRVNGVAPGPIWTPLIPATFPEDKVASFGKQVPMQRAGQPEEVAPSYVFLASDDSSYMSGQILHPNGGDVVNA, from the coding sequence ATGCAAGCAGAGCAACAGCTACAACCACCACAACATCAAGACCAGCAACCTGGTATTGAATCAGAAATGACGCCTAGACCCAAGGCGGATGATAGTAAATATCAAGGTAGTAACAAATTACGCGATAAAGTAGCACTGATTACCGGCGGTGATAGCGGCATTGGTCGCGCAGTTTCCATCTTCTTTGCCAAAGAAGGTGCTGATGTGGCAATCGTGTATCTGAACGAACACGATGACGCTCAAGAAACTAAACGGCTAGTGGAAGAACAAGGGCGTAAGTGTCTGACGATTCCTGGTGACATTGGTGACGAAAAATTTTGTCAGCAAGCCGTCGAAAATACGGTTAAAGAGTTGGGGAAACTCGATGTTCTCGTTAACAACGCTGCCGAACAGCATCCTCAAGAAAGTATCGAAGACATCACTGCCGAACAGCTTGAGCGCACGTTCCGGACTAACATTTTCTCGATGTTTTTCTTGACGAAAGCTGCACTCAAGCACCTAAAAGAAGGCAGCGCGATTATTAACACCACTTCGGTGACAGCTTATAAAGGGAATCAGCAGCTGCTCGATTATTCGTCTACTAAAGGGGCAATTGTTGCCTTTACGCGATCGCTCTCGAAGTCTTTGGTTGAAAAGGGAATTCGCGTCAATGGCGTGGCACCAGGCCCCATCTGGACTCCACTCATTCCCGCCACTTTCCCAGAGGATAAAGTTGCCTCTTTTGGTAAACAAGTGCCGATGCAACGAGCTGGACAGCCAGAAGAAGTTGCGCCTAGTTACGTCTTTTTGGCGTCAGACGACTCTTCTTATATGTCCGGTCAGATTTTGCATCCCAATGGTGGCGATGTTGTCAACGCTTAG
- a CDS encoding hemerythrin domain-containing protein has product MVSTLDDTKRIAIAQKLADMKATQNLIISNEQTLIGSSPDQDVRDRLQNMLQDDQKNLGVLETVIVQYGVPSEPHETVQEFVKKTQELMSGDKLSLYQKLVQHELLKHAQAMSGIVVHKAAQVVGADIELAIGPLNAVNFENRAHQEQLKGLLELVGVRELTGKDADQGLWARVQDAVAALSGVFGSAVTQNTDKQDMNIQTLIRLDHNKTNTIFTEIGATDDPQKLQEYFGQLYKDLLAHAQAEEEIVYPRVRSFYGDDNTQELYDEQAEMKRMLDEIKAINPASSKDQFKSKIKQLMDAVGDHIRQEESTMFAAIDNNCSTEQKEQMSSEFKAAKSKIQQQMAASTK; this is encoded by the coding sequence ATGGTATCAACACTTGACGATACAAAGCGTATAGCGATCGCTCAAAAATTGGCAGACATGAAAGCGACGCAAAATTTAATCATCTCTAACGAGCAAACCCTGATTGGTAGCTCTCCCGATCAAGATGTACGCGATCGCTTGCAGAATATGCTCCAGGACGACCAGAAAAACTTGGGCGTTCTAGAAACGGTAATTGTTCAGTACGGCGTTCCCTCTGAACCTCACGAGACAGTTCAGGAATTTGTTAAGAAGACCCAAGAATTAATGTCTGGTGATAAGCTGTCTCTCTACCAGAAATTAGTTCAACACGAACTCCTGAAGCACGCTCAGGCGATGAGCGGTATCGTAGTTCACAAAGCTGCTCAAGTCGTGGGTGCTGATATTGAACTGGCGATTGGACCTTTAAATGCTGTTAACTTTGAGAACCGCGCTCACCAGGAACAACTCAAAGGACTGCTAGAACTCGTGGGTGTCCGCGAACTGACTGGAAAAGACGCAGATCAAGGACTGTGGGCACGAGTTCAAGACGCTGTTGCAGCCTTGTCTGGTGTGTTTGGTAGCGCCGTCACCCAAAACACCGATAAGCAAGACATGAACATCCAGACGCTCATCCGCCTGGATCACAATAAGACCAACACCATCTTTACAGAAATTGGGGCTACTGACGATCCTCAAAAACTCCAAGAGTATTTTGGGCAGCTCTACAAAGATTTATTGGCACACGCTCAAGCCGAAGAAGAAATCGTTTATCCCAGAGTTCGCTCTTTCTACGGGGACGACAATACTCAAGAGCTGTACGATGAGCAAGCCGAAATGAAGCGGATGTTGGATGAAATTAAAGCGATCAACCCTGCTTCTTCCAAAGATCAATTCAAATCAAAAATTAAGCAGTTGATGGATGCGGTTGGCGATCATATCCGTCAGGAAGAAAGCACGATGTTTGCAGCCATCGATAATAATTGCAGCACCGAGCAAAAAGAGCAAATGTCTAGCGAATTCAAAGCTGCTAAGAGCAAAATTCAGCAACAAATGGCAGCTTCGACGAAGTAA
- a CDS encoding hemerythrin domain-containing protein yields MVTTLDDTKRMAIGMKLADMKALQNLLIANEQKFISALADDDLRKRIQDMLDDDQKNLGVLDTVIIQYGVKSEPKETTTKMIDEVQKLMQGSELTLFEKVSQHELLKHKQTMTGLLIHKAAQVVGADVEAAITPLNTVNFENRAHQEQLKGILEILGVRELTGQEADQGLWGRVQDAVAALSGVFGSAVTQTSDRSDMTIGEILRMDHSKAKTLFMEIENSNDAQKIQEYFGQLYKDLMAHAKAEEQVVYPAVRSYYQDTQDLYNEQAEQARMLDEIKAMSPSSSEFKAKVRQLRDATNHHINQEENEMLAKLRDNFSSEQQQQMATEFKSVKSQLQDQLAASSK; encoded by the coding sequence ATGGTAACGACACTAGATGACACCAAGCGCATGGCGATTGGCATGAAGTTGGCAGACATGAAAGCGCTGCAAAACTTGCTAATTGCTAACGAGCAAAAGTTCATCTCTGCACTCGCCGATGATGATCTTCGCAAGCGCATACAAGATATGCTCGATGACGATCAGAAAAATCTTGGCGTTCTCGACACTGTAATTATTCAGTACGGTGTTAAATCCGAACCGAAGGAAACAACAACCAAGATGATTGATGAAGTTCAGAAACTTATGCAAGGTTCTGAACTCACTTTGTTTGAAAAAGTATCTCAGCATGAATTGCTTAAGCACAAGCAAACAATGACTGGTCTACTGATTCACAAAGCAGCTCAAGTAGTTGGCGCTGACGTTGAAGCTGCCATTACTCCTTTAAATACTGTTAACTTTGAGAACCGCGCTCACCAGGAGCAACTGAAAGGTATTTTGGAAATTCTGGGTGTTCGCGAACTAACCGGACAAGAAGCCGATCAAGGACTGTGGGGACGGGTTCAAGACGCCGTTGCCGCATTATCAGGGGTATTTGGTAGTGCTGTCACCCAAACCTCCGATCGCTCCGATATGACTATCGGTGAAATTCTCCGCATGGATCATAGCAAGGCGAAAACCTTGTTTATGGAAATTGAGAATTCTAACGATGCTCAAAAGATCCAAGAATACTTCGGTCAGCTTTACAAGGATTTGATGGCTCACGCTAAAGCCGAAGAGCAAGTTGTTTATCCAGCAGTACGTTCTTATTATCAGGACACGCAGGATCTATATAACGAGCAAGCTGAGCAAGCTCGGATGCTGGACGAAATTAAGGCGATGAGTCCTTCTTCTTCTGAGTTTAAAGCGAAGGTTCGTCAGCTAAGAGACGCTACCAACCATCACATTAATCAGGAAGAGAACGAGATGTTGGCTAAGCTGCGCGATAACTTCAGCAGCGAACAGCAACAACAAATGGCAACCGAGTTCAAATCCGTTAAGAGCCAGCTACAAGACCAGTTAGCAGCTTCTAGCAAGTAG
- a CDS encoding LmeA family phospholipid-binding protein produces the protein MTTNKDASLGQQALNKAAEIGLSSQLDEVEQLEVDVQSDPLKMVQGQVDSVTVEGEGLVMNKDLRMEEMKMEMRGISINPLSAAFGKIELTKPTDATTHVVLTEADINRAFNSEFVGSKMQSMQVSVNGQPTTIDTQKVDFRLPGENKVALSADVLLRETGETKQIAFTAVPRVGANGQKVNLEDVEYTEGKELSPELTAALLEKSSELLNLSNFDLQGMSLRIKQLNLESGKMTLLAEAHVEQIPSG, from the coding sequence GTGACGACTAATAAGGATGCTTCCCTGGGACAGCAGGCACTTAATAAAGCAGCAGAAATAGGATTATCTAGCCAACTCGATGAAGTAGAACAATTAGAGGTAGATGTCCAGAGCGATCCACTGAAAATGGTTCAGGGACAGGTGGATTCAGTCACCGTTGAAGGCGAAGGTTTGGTGATGAACAAAGACCTCCGCATGGAGGAAATGAAAATGGAAATGCGTGGCATCTCCATCAATCCCCTCAGCGCTGCTTTTGGCAAAATTGAATTAACCAAACCCACTGACGCAACTACTCACGTTGTCTTGACGGAAGCAGACATCAACCGGGCATTCAACTCGGAATTTGTCGGTAGTAAGATGCAAAGTATGCAGGTATCAGTTAATGGACAACCGACGACTATTGATACTCAAAAGGTAGATTTTCGCCTACCTGGTGAAAACAAAGTTGCATTGAGTGCCGATGTGCTGCTGCGCGAGACCGGAGAAACCAAGCAAATTGCCTTTACAGCAGTGCCCCGCGTTGGTGCAAACGGGCAGAAGGTCAATTTGGAAGACGTTGAGTATACCGAAGGCAAGGAACTCTCCCCAGAACTGACGGCGGCGCTATTGGAAAAATCGAGCGAACTGTTGAACCTGAGCAACTTCGATTTGCAAGGAATGTCGCTTCGCATCAAACAATTAAATTTAGAATCGGGAAAAATGACGCTTTTGGCGGAAGCGCATGTGGAGCAAATTCCTTCAGGCTAG
- a CDS encoding DUF2231 domain-containing protein, protein MTQTPNIPPLIESDETDYQDSGVTSTVAIAGHPLHPLIVTFPIAFLTTPAAADLAYWWTKDLFWAQVSIWLIGIGLASGVIAALTGMMDFLKIDRVRKRSAGWAHMVLNVAALGLTIANLALRWGNTSGAILPTGLTISIIVATLLGFSGWYGAELVYRHKVAVIGYGDSNR, encoded by the coding sequence ATGACACAAACTCCCAATATCCCGCCGCTGATTGAAAGTGATGAGACCGACTATCAAGATAGTGGGGTGACAAGTACAGTTGCGATCGCAGGACATCCTCTGCATCCACTGATCGTCACCTTTCCCATTGCTTTTTTGACCACGCCAGCAGCAGCCGATCTCGCCTACTGGTGGACAAAGGATCTCTTCTGGGCACAAGTCTCTATCTGGCTAATTGGCATTGGCTTGGCAAGTGGCGTGATTGCAGCCCTGACTGGCATGATGGACTTCTTGAAAATTGACCGAGTCCGCAAGCGCAGCGCTGGCTGGGCACACATGGTACTGAATGTCGCCGCCCTAGGGCTGACAATTGCCAACTTGGCACTGCGTTGGGGCAACACCTCAGGAGCCATATTGCCTACGGGACTTACAATCTCAATTATTGTGGCAACCCTTCTCGGTTTTTCGGGTTGGTACGGAGCCGAGCTAGTCTATCGGCATAAAGTTGCTGTGATTGGCTACGGCGATTCAAATAGATAG
- a CDS encoding DUF2809 domain-containing protein, translating to MLRDTKYIKRIILSLLIIVPLGLLSKRYTGFGRSWVNDFSGDILYEIFWCLFVFLLLPSRSAINQIPIWVFGITCAIEFLQLWHPPVLDSIRSTFLGKLLLGTTFSGWDFPHYLLGCIIGWLWLRQIVRGYKDKTPIRSDK from the coding sequence ATGCTTCGAGACACCAAATATATTAAGCGGATTATCCTCTCTCTGCTGATTATTGTGCCCCTGGGATTGCTCTCCAAGAGATACACTGGGTTCGGTCGCAGCTGGGTCAACGATTTCTCAGGTGATATCTTATACGAAATATTCTGGTGTTTGTTCGTATTTTTACTGCTTCCGAGTCGCAGTGCGATAAATCAAATTCCTATTTGGGTATTTGGCATCACTTGCGCGATCGAATTTTTGCAACTGTGGCACCCACCCGTTTTGGACTCGATTCGCTCGACTTTTCTGGGCAAACTGTTGCTCGGAACCACCTTTTCTGGGTGGGATTTCCCTCATTATCTGCTCGGTTGCATCATCGGGTGGTTATGGTTACGGCAAATTGTCCGGGGTTACAAAGATAAAACCCCGATTCGCTCTGATAAATAG
- a CDS encoding DUF167 domain-containing protein produces the protein MKKQVKVKPNSKNQSIKEAEDGSLTVHLKSPPVDGKANEELIQILSKKFNVSKSRIIIKLGLSSRNKLIEIDDS, from the coding sequence ATGAAGAAGCAAGTAAAGGTTAAACCCAATTCAAAAAACCAAAGCATTAAGGAAGCTGAAGACGGTAGCCTCACGGTACATTTGAAATCGCCACCTGTGGATGGTAAGGCAAATGAAGAATTAATTCAAATACTCTCTAAAAAATTTAATGTATCAAAATCGAGAATCATTATTAAATTAGGTCTATCGTCAAGAAATAAGCTAATTGAAATAGATGACAGTTGA
- a CDS encoding response regulator, with amino-acid sequence MTHVLLIDDEEALRASLSYALIKEGYQVTTAGDGQTALKLFHKQVPDVIILDLMLPGIDGMELCWRIRAFSNIPILMLTAKDQDIDKVWGLEAGADDYITKPFNTRELLARIKAVLRGRAVGQQSLQGD; translated from the coding sequence ATGACACACGTCTTACTGATCGATGATGAAGAGGCATTACGTGCCAGTCTTAGCTACGCCTTAATTAAAGAAGGCTATCAGGTGACAACCGCAGGGGATGGACAGACTGCACTCAAACTGTTCCATAAGCAAGTGCCGGACGTGATTATTTTAGACTTGATGCTACCGGGCATTGATGGGATGGAACTCTGCTGGCGCATCCGAGCCTTTTCTAATATCCCGATTTTGATGCTGACAGCTAAAGACCAAGATATTGACAAAGTTTGGGGATTAGAAGCGGGTGCAGATGACTATATCACCAAACCCTTCAACACTCGCGAACTCCTTGCACGGATAAAAGCGGTTCTCCGGGGTCGCGCAGTTGGTCAACAGTCTCTACAGGGAGATTAG
- a CDS encoding ATP-binding protein — MNNLRSWLAIHIRWNSIYRKLLVTYLALTALGTSILGSYILFSFHAYFMRTRQADLDAWTTALSESVADALEENNLNRVKVLVQRYGSPEAVTLRVFAPDGRLLFTSAPQLDSQVPNWLAVAGVSEALQNQPTQGVTKGILSNDDRVYAVRPIFRNGRVLGALRMSITLEQFQRQFRRVIFTVLGTLFLTLLLCALISESLARNIARPIQAMCHFAIEVGGGHLGEKLNIHQDDEVGQLANELNRMSERLASLDKERRAFLANVSHELRTPVSNVYVTLEALANGAAEEPELRDRFIQTAQDETMRLSRLIKDLLDLGRLEAGVTPLEQQPLKLRDLIERAVRAMESRMIAKEVGISVEVADVQIQGDPERLLQAFLNILDNAIKFSVPESKVSVSSNIEGAQVSVKIRDRGTGISESDLPRIFEQFYTADPSRKGSGTGLGLAIARRIVEAHGGTISATSTPGDGATFSIRLPLDTATEKRKS, encoded by the coding sequence TTGAACAATTTAAGGAGCTGGTTAGCAATTCACATCCGCTGGAATTCGATTTACCGGAAACTGTTAGTTACCTACCTAGCACTTACCGCACTAGGAACTTCCATTCTGGGAAGCTATATTCTGTTCTCTTTCCATGCCTATTTCATGAGAACGAGACAGGCTGATTTAGATGCCTGGACGACAGCTCTCAGTGAGAGTGTAGCTGACGCCTTGGAAGAAAATAATCTTAATCGGGTGAAAGTGCTAGTACAACGCTACGGTTCACCGGAAGCTGTCACCTTGCGCGTCTTTGCACCTGATGGTCGCCTGCTATTCACCTCTGCCCCTCAGCTAGATAGCCAAGTCCCCAACTGGTTGGCTGTTGCTGGCGTGAGTGAAGCACTGCAAAATCAGCCGACGCAAGGGGTAACGAAGGGGATTCTCTCTAACGATGATCGAGTGTATGCAGTCCGACCGATATTTCGGAATGGTCGTGTGCTCGGTGCGCTGCGGATGTCGATTACTTTAGAACAGTTTCAGCGTCAGTTTCGCCGCGTCATTTTCACCGTTCTCGGAACACTCTTCCTGACACTGTTGCTTTGTGCGCTGATTAGTGAAAGCCTTGCCCGTAATATTGCCAGACCAATTCAGGCAATGTGCCACTTTGCGATTGAGGTGGGTGGAGGTCATTTAGGTGAGAAGCTGAACATCCATCAAGATGATGAAGTGGGTCAATTAGCCAATGAGTTGAATCGCATGAGCGAACGGCTGGCTTCCCTAGATAAGGAGCGGCGGGCATTTCTCGCGAATGTGTCCCACGAACTGCGGACTCCTGTGAGCAACGTCTATGTCACCCTAGAAGCACTCGCCAACGGAGCTGCTGAGGAGCCGGAGTTACGCGATCGCTTCATCCAGACTGCACAGGATGAAACCATGCGCCTGTCCAGGCTAATTAAGGATCTCCTGGATTTGGGACGACTCGAAGCAGGTGTAACGCCACTAGAACAGCAACCGCTCAAGTTACGAGACTTGATCGAACGGGCGGTGCGAGCAATGGAGTCCCGCATGATAGCCAAGGAAGTTGGTATCAGTGTGGAGGTTGCTGATGTTCAAATCCAAGGCGATCCAGAACGACTATTGCAAGCTTTTCTAAATATATTGGACAACGCGATTAAGTTCTCTGTACCAGAGTCTAAAGTTTCTGTCTCAAGCAATATAGAGGGTGCCCAGGTTTCAGTAAAAATTCGAGATCGGGGAACTGGAATTAGTGAGAGCGATTTGCCCCGCATTTTTGAACAATTTTATACAGCAGATCCCTCGCGCAAAGGTAGCGGAACTGGTTTGGGGTTAGCGATCGCACGGCGTATTGTGGAAGCACACGGCGGCACAATTAGTGCTACTAGCACTCCAGGCGATGGCGCAACTTTCAGCATTCGTCTTCCCCTCGACACCGCCACAGAGAAACGAAAGAGTTAA
- a CDS encoding metallophosphoesterase, producing the protein MSLKRRDFLILSSLSGFGLAFLVRKFRSQIAQSQDINPGKTSKTSPSSNLGSKSTTVSSSQSPLLRFVSVADTGTGSASQYAVAAAMARYHALKPFDLAILAGDNIYNNGEIEKIVDVFERPYQALLQRGVKFQAVLGNHDIRTDNGEPQVRYPGFNMQGRRYYTFRRNPVQFFALDTNENADWETQLKWLEKELSRSNASWKVVVGHHQIYSSGAYGVNQPFIQTLTPLFKKYGVQLYINGHDHHYERTQPINGTTYLICGAGAGLRPVERSEWTAHSASQLSFAAFNVYPDRIIISGIGTDNRIFDQGIIPLQSA; encoded by the coding sequence ATGTCCCTTAAACGCCGTGACTTTCTAATTTTAAGTAGCCTCAGTGGCTTCGGCTTAGCTTTTTTGGTCAGGAAATTCCGCAGCCAAATTGCTCAGAGTCAGGATATCAACCCAGGAAAGACTTCAAAAACCTCCCCTTCCTCCAACTTAGGCTCCAAATCGACAACCGTTAGTTCATCACAATCCCCTCTCCTGCGCTTTGTCTCCGTCGCTGACACCGGCACTGGTTCGGCAAGCCAGTATGCTGTGGCGGCGGCAATGGCTCGTTACCACGCGCTAAAGCCCTTCGATTTGGCAATTCTTGCAGGTGACAATATTTACAACAACGGTGAAATCGAGAAAATTGTCGATGTCTTTGAGCGCCCCTATCAAGCTTTATTGCAGCGCGGAGTAAAATTTCAGGCGGTTCTGGGCAATCACGACATCCGCACCGATAACGGAGAACCCCAAGTTCGCTATCCAGGCTTTAATATGCAGGGACGACGCTACTACACATTCCGCCGTAATCCCGTACAATTTTTTGCTTTAGATACTAATGAGAATGCTGACTGGGAAACTCAACTAAAATGGTTAGAAAAAGAACTCAGTCGCAGTAATGCGTCTTGGAAAGTGGTTGTTGGTCATCACCAAATTTATTCATCGGGTGCATATGGGGTCAATCAACCCTTTATACAAACCTTGACGCCGCTCTTTAAAAAGTATGGAGTGCAACTTTACATCAACGGTCACGACCACCATTATGAGCGCACTCAGCCCATCAATGGTACTACCTATCTCATCTGTGGAGCAGGGGCAGGACTCCGCCCGGTGGAACGTTCAGAATGGACGGCGCATTCTGCTAGTCAATTGAGTTTTGCAGCATTTAATGTTTATCCAGACAGAATAATCATTAGCGGTATCGGCACCGATAACCGCATTTTCGACCAAGGCATTATTCCTCTGCAATCAGCCTAA
- a CDS encoding N-acetylmannosamine-6-phosphate 2-epimerase, with amino-acid sequence MNQSQGLNALSQGLIVSCQAPADSPLHEPSVIAAIAQAAILNGAVAVRIDTPAHVKAVRERVKSPIIGLWKQQIPGYEVYITPQFEHAEAIAQAGADIIAIDATLRDRPGTETVETLIARIHDELGKPVMADVDTIESAIAAAAAGADIVGTTLYGYTALTKNLAPPGFDLLAQIVKQLSIPAICEGGIASPQQAKHALELGAYAVVVGTAITGIDYNVKMYRTAFPSLEN; translated from the coding sequence ATGAACCAATCACAAGGATTAAACGCGCTGAGTCAAGGTCTGATTGTATCTTGTCAGGCTCCGGCTGACTCGCCTCTACATGAGCCGTCGGTGATTGCCGCGATCGCGCAAGCGGCGATTCTCAACGGAGCTGTCGCTGTCAGAATTGATACACCCGCTCATGTGAAGGCAGTCCGAGAACGGGTAAAATCACCGATTATTGGGCTGTGGAAACAACAGATACCGGGGTACGAAGTCTATATTACGCCGCAGTTTGAACACGCGGAAGCGATCGCTCAAGCCGGTGCGGATATTATTGCCATTGACGCTACTTTACGCGATCGCCCAGGCACAGAAACAGTAGAAACACTCATTGCCCGGATTCACGATGAATTAGGCAAGCCGGTGATGGCTGACGTGGATACGATAGAGAGCGCGATCGCGGCGGCGGCGGCTGGTGCAGACATTGTCGGTACCACGCTCTATGGCTACACTGCCCTAACGAAAAATCTGGCTCCTCCCGGTTTCGATCTTCTCGCCCAAATAGTTAAACAGCTAAGCATTCCAGCGATTTGTGAAGGTGGCATTGCCTCACCTCAGCAAGCTAAACACGCCTTGGAACTAGGAGCTTATGCTGTTGTCGTCGGCACCGCAATTACAGGTATAGATTACAACGTAAAAATGTACCGTACTGCTTTCCCAAGCCTCGAAAATTGA